Proteins encoded in a region of the Bacillus sp. T3 genome:
- a CDS encoding FAD synthetase family protein, with translation MIVHNDQSLHLPASVLTIGALDGVHIGHQTLINRAKKRAKELKVPLVVYTFDPPPKVYFFNNRFLTTLPEKLKRLSILEADHVVVASFDSGYLNREASSFLDELSLLNPMEIWTGPDFHFGKNKQGDVYTLSECFSVHVLEPVRCRLGDIVSSSRIRQLLDEKRFLEAELLLGWQTLAGKQDQVTFSFN, from the coding sequence TTGATCGTTCATAATGATCAATCCTTGCACCTTCCTGCATCTGTTTTAACAATTGGAGCATTAGATGGGGTTCATATCGGGCATCAAACCTTAATTAACAGGGCGAAAAAACGTGCTAAGGAATTGAAGGTACCTTTGGTGGTGTATACATTTGACCCACCGCCAAAGGTGTATTTTTTTAATAATCGTTTTTTAACGACTTTGCCAGAGAAGCTGAAACGACTATCCATTCTCGAAGCTGATCATGTGGTTGTCGCCTCCTTTGACTCAGGGTATCTTAATCGGGAGGCGAGCTCGTTCCTTGACGAGCTTAGTCTCTTAAATCCAATGGAGATCTGGACTGGACCAGATTTCCACTTTGGTAAAAATAAACAAGGAGATGTTTACACCCTTAGCGAGTGTTTTTCAGTTCATGTCCTTGAGCCTGTTCGCTGCCGATTAGGGGACATTGTTTCTTCCAGTCGAATTCGACAGCTTCTTGATGAAAAGCGCTTTTTAGAAGCTGAACTTTTGTTAGGGTGGCAGACTCTTGCGGGTAAACAAGATCAAGTGACGTTTAGTTTTAATTGA
- a CDS encoding ammonium transporter produces the protein MRKLFTWRVPLLIMMMICSLFIFPIGAFAKTTTATVDSGDTTWILVATAIVMFMHIPGLALFYGGLVSQKNVVSTMMHSFASLLVVTVVWVLWGYTLTYGTDIGGIIGGLDYLGFNGVGEEATFGTLTIPHYIFAIFQTLFAAITVAIVSGGIAGRIAFPAWILFAILWPTLVYAPMAHWVWGGGWLSGVGELDFAGGTVVHVLSGVSALVAALMIGPRHRKNQGAPHNLVLFLIGAGSLWFGWLAFNGGSALASGGLASLAFANTHVAAGAGGIGWLMIEWIVRKRPTLVGAATGAISGLVAITPAAGFVTILSALIIGFSGGMVCYYGVNIIKARLKYDDTLDAFGVHGIGGIWGALVTGFFATKEVNPAGGDGLFYGHPEQVLHQLMGIGVTLVLATVGTFIILKFISLFTPLRVSEEEELMGLDLSFHEEPAYNHTTQPTTDVQNPKTVTNPAMISEQSISG, from the coding sequence ATGAGGAAATTATTTACCTGGAGAGTCCCGCTGCTAATCATGATGATGATTTGCTCTTTATTTATTTTTCCTATTGGAGCATTTGCGAAAACGACCACAGCAACGGTTGATAGTGGTGATACCACCTGGATATTAGTAGCGACAGCCATTGTCATGTTCATGCATATTCCGGGACTCGCCCTTTTCTATGGAGGGTTAGTCAGTCAAAAAAACGTCGTATCTACGATGATGCATAGTTTTGCCAGCCTATTAGTGGTAACCGTTGTTTGGGTGCTTTGGGGCTATACCCTTACATACGGAACTGATATTGGCGGGATCATTGGTGGATTAGATTATCTTGGATTTAACGGTGTCGGAGAAGAAGCGACATTTGGAACCTTAACCATTCCACATTATATTTTTGCTATCTTCCAAACGCTGTTTGCCGCGATTACCGTGGCGATCGTCTCTGGCGGAATTGCTGGACGGATCGCCTTTCCTGCCTGGATTCTATTTGCGATCCTATGGCCAACTTTAGTGTATGCTCCAATGGCTCATTGGGTTTGGGGCGGTGGCTGGCTTTCCGGCGTTGGTGAATTAGATTTTGCCGGAGGTACTGTCGTTCATGTTTTATCAGGGGTAAGTGCACTAGTTGCGGCATTAATGATAGGACCTAGACACCGCAAGAATCAAGGTGCACCACATAACCTAGTCTTGTTTCTGATTGGTGCTGGTTCACTGTGGTTTGGCTGGCTCGCCTTTAATGGTGGAAGCGCCCTTGCCTCTGGAGGATTAGCGTCACTTGCATTTGCTAATACACATGTTGCCGCTGGAGCAGGTGGAATTGGCTGGTTAATGATCGAGTGGATCGTTCGCAAACGACCAACATTGGTGGGAGCCGCAACAGGCGCCATCTCTGGATTAGTAGCGATAACTCCAGCTGCAGGCTTCGTCACGATATTATCCGCATTAATTATAGGTTTTTCTGGAGGAATGGTTTGTTATTACGGAGTAAATATCATCAAAGCTCGCTTAAAATATGACGATACATTAGATGCCTTTGGTGTCCATGGGATCGGGGGAATTTGGGGAGCTTTAGTAACAGGATTCTTTGCAACGAAGGAGGTCAATCCTGCGGGCGGTGATGGCTTGTTCTATGGACATCCTGAACAGGTGCTGCACCAGCTAATGGGAATCGGTGTCACTTTAGTTTTAGCGACTGTCGGAACCTTCATTATCTTAAAATTCATTAGTTTGTTTACTCCACTTCGTGTAAGTGAGGAAGAGGAATTAATGGGCTTGGATCTTAGCTTCCATGAAGAACCTGCTTACAATCATACGACTCAACCAACAACAGACGTTCAAAATCCAAAGACTGTAACCAATCCGGCGATGATCTCTGAACAATCAATAAGTGGGTAG
- a CDS encoding acyl-CoA dehydrogenase family protein, translated as MAVENTVISDGVMEIPGWWKCPSGYESLQKEAHALGQKELLARAKISDQESQYPAESLKAIAEAGWGAVTIPVEEGGLGKGITGFAVLAESFAQYCASSTMCWVMHTAAVQTLYAAGSTEQRRRFIPQVLKGEIGALAFSEPATGGHFWNVVSSAPRSGQGYLLNADKSFVTSAGEADWYIVCTSSPESMNEDKLMFLIVDNHQDGVECFPYSAMGLRGNSSGPMKFKDVYVPLENRIGTEGGMLYYNDNVIDPLFLLGTSACWIGIAQGALNSALNGAKKKVHADTGKSVTGYQVIRHELAKAQIKIDSARSMLYRVTEEMDRSLANGEELSTCLYPLWELKTLAADMVIEVTNQALQISGGRGYLTWSN; from the coding sequence ATGGCAGTTGAAAACACAGTAATAAGTGACGGTGTTATGGAAATACCAGGTTGGTGGAAATGCCCATCAGGTTATGAAAGCCTGCAAAAAGAGGCACATGCACTAGGTCAGAAGGAATTGCTGGCAAGAGCAAAAATATCAGACCAAGAAAGCCAATATCCTGCTGAAAGCTTAAAAGCAATTGCTGAAGCAGGCTGGGGTGCAGTGACGATTCCGGTTGAGGAAGGTGGCCTCGGCAAAGGGATTACCGGATTCGCTGTTCTAGCTGAAAGCTTCGCTCAATATTGTGCTTCCTCGACCATGTGTTGGGTGATGCATACAGCAGCCGTACAAACACTATATGCTGCGGGGTCAACTGAACAACGAAGACGATTCATTCCTCAAGTTTTAAAAGGAGAAATCGGCGCTTTAGCGTTTAGTGAACCAGCGACCGGTGGACATTTTTGGAATGTAGTGAGTTCAGCTCCACGTAGTGGCCAAGGCTATTTATTAAATGCAGATAAATCCTTTGTTACTAGCGCGGGCGAAGCCGATTGGTATATTGTCTGCACGAGTTCACCTGAAAGCATGAATGAGGATAAATTGATGTTCCTCATTGTTGACAACCATCAGGATGGCGTTGAGTGTTTCCCATATTCCGCAATGGGTCTTCGTGGTAATTCCAGCGGGCCAATGAAATTCAAGGATGTGTACGTACCATTAGAAAATCGAATTGGTACGGAAGGTGGAATGCTCTACTATAACGATAATGTTATTGATCCATTGTTCCTTCTGGGGACATCAGCCTGCTGGATTGGCATTGCTCAAGGTGCTTTAAATTCAGCCTTAAATGGTGCGAAGAAAAAAGTACATGCTGATACTGGTAAATCGGTTACAGGCTATCAAGTGATTAGACATGAGTTGGCTAAAGCACAAATCAAAATTGATAGTGCTCGAAGTATGCTTTACCGTGTTACGGAGGAAATGGATCGCAGCCTTGCAAATGGGGAAGAATTGTCTACCTGTTTGTACCCGTTATGGGAGCTAAAGACTCTTGCTGCAGATATGGTGATTGAAGTAACCAATCAAGCGTTGCAAATTTCAGGTGGTAGAGGTTATTTAACCTGGTCAAATTGA
- a CDS encoding cupin domain-containing protein has product MSENTVTKTEEYNYLSQQPGVQLIKAGTYQKKELNNLLGIPALKSQIIDVPICSKENALSMGYFSMQPSEDFEFTYTYLEVKVILKGKIVIRDDQGIKYVAEAGDVLIFTPDTTVIFDKESDGEAIYTGHRLPEPSFM; this is encoded by the coding sequence ATGAGCGAAAACACAGTAACAAAAACAGAAGAGTACAACTATTTAAGTCAACAACCTGGTGTTCAATTAATTAAAGCGGGAACGTACCAGAAAAAAGAATTGAACAATTTGCTCGGAATACCGGCATTAAAAAGCCAAATCATTGATGTCCCAATTTGTTCCAAGGAAAATGCACTTTCGATGGGGTATTTCTCAATGCAGCCTTCCGAGGATTTTGAGTTTACCTACACATATTTAGAAGTAAAGGTCATTTTGAAGGGGAAAATTGTTATTCGTGATGATCAAGGAATCAAATATGTGGCTGAAGCTGGAGATGTTTTGATTTTCACTCCAGATACGACTGTTATTTTTGATAAGGAAAGTGATGGAGAAGCAATTTATACAGGTCATCGACTACCTGAGCCTTCATTTATGTAA